The following are encoded in a window of Providencia rettgeri genomic DNA:
- the ptrA gene encoding pitrilysin translates to MQYLSKRIAHLFLLFTLLMWGNAFADQPLWQLLPENINKSESDPREYKAIKLNNDMTVLLVSDAKATKSLAAVSIPVGSIENPDSQLGLAHYLEHMILMGSKKYPEPSSFSEFLQKHGGSHNASTAPHRTAYYFEVENGALKEATDRLADALAAPLLDPHNADRERNAVNAELTMARSRDGMRIWQVRSETLNPQHPNSRFSGGNLETLKDKPNSKLQDELVGFYKHYYSANLMNGVLYGDQSIDSLARIAQETFGRIPNFNRSVPAINTQAVTDKEKGIIIHYVPAQPQKAIQIEFSIKNNMADFRSKSDSYISYLLGNRSPGTLADWLISQGLAEGISASASPNADRNYGSFSIYVTLTDKGLQERDQIIAAIFSYIELIKKEGVNKSYFDEIAKVLNLSFRYGSVVRDMNYIEWLSDQMIDVPVNHVLDSDYIADKYDPAAIKQRLSELTAQNARIWFISPDEPSNKKAYFVEAPYQVDRITQKQFKNWSRLASNMQFKLPALNPYIADKLPLIKTEKTYNHPELIYQKGNTRVLYMPSQYFADEPKASITLSLRTKQGDRNAKEQVTGSLLQYISSLKMDELQYQASVAGMSVSVSQGVGLQFNASGYTQHLSELFLSMTKLYLNFEPTEQELAQAKSWYKEQIAVANNAKAYELAMQPLQRINSVPYFEQEQRLAELDKISLDDLINYRQLLVKSAALQALVFGNISESQGIKTIQEAQKLLNSEGTEWWRGDVVVIDKNYLADFQKQANSTDNALAEIFVPDGYSRIDSAVLSGILAKVIQPWFYDQLRTNEQLGYAVFVFKSGLGDQWGMGFLLQSNAKTPDYLNTRYQAFYTQALDKLKKLPVEEFNQYKQSIITEMNQPPQTFFDELGRYSSDFSRNIFSFDTRDKVLKALGAATKEQVIEYYENAVIKRKGLALTSQVIGQDVDAKSGFAQLKGWTFYPTAIELQQILPIKEDAE, encoded by the coding sequence ATGCAATATTTATCCAAAAGAATCGCCCATCTATTCTTATTATTCACGCTGTTAATGTGGGGAAATGCATTTGCAGACCAACCACTCTGGCAGTTGTTACCCGAGAATATTAATAAGAGTGAAAGCGATCCTAGAGAGTATAAGGCAATAAAGCTGAATAACGATATGACAGTTTTATTAGTTTCTGATGCTAAAGCAACAAAATCATTGGCAGCTGTTTCTATACCAGTAGGCAGTATTGAGAATCCAGATAGCCAGCTAGGGTTAGCTCACTATTTGGAACATATGATACTGATGGGGTCTAAAAAGTACCCGGAACCGAGTAGTTTTTCTGAATTTTTGCAAAAGCATGGTGGTAGCCACAATGCGAGCACAGCGCCACATCGCACAGCGTACTACTTTGAAGTTGAAAACGGTGCATTAAAAGAGGCGACTGATAGATTAGCGGACGCATTAGCAGCACCGTTATTAGATCCTCACAATGCAGATAGAGAGCGTAATGCGGTTAACGCAGAATTAACGATGGCTCGCTCTCGCGATGGGATGCGTATATGGCAAGTGCGTTCTGAAACACTTAACCCACAACACCCTAATTCTCGTTTTTCAGGGGGTAACTTAGAAACGTTAAAAGATAAGCCTAACAGTAAGTTACAGGATGAACTTGTTGGTTTTTATAAACATTATTATTCTGCAAACTTGATGAATGGGGTTCTCTATGGTGACCAATCAATTGATTCTCTTGCCAGAATAGCGCAAGAAACATTTGGTCGTATCCCTAATTTCAATAGGAGTGTGCCTGCCATTAATACTCAAGCGGTTACGGATAAAGAAAAGGGGATTATCATTCACTACGTACCCGCACAACCACAAAAAGCGATCCAGATTGAGTTTAGTATTAAAAATAATATGGCGGATTTTCGCAGTAAAAGTGATAGCTATATTAGTTATTTGCTCGGAAATCGCAGCCCTGGCACATTAGCTGATTGGTTAATTTCACAAGGTCTAGCAGAAGGGATTAGTGCATCAGCATCACCGAATGCAGATAGAAATTACGGCTCTTTCTCTATTTATGTCACCTTAACGGATAAAGGGTTACAAGAGCGAGACCAAATTATCGCCGCCATATTTTCTTATATCGAATTAATTAAAAAAGAAGGTGTTAACAAAAGCTACTTTGATGAAATTGCAAAAGTGCTTAACTTATCGTTTCGTTATGGTTCGGTAGTTAGGGATATGAACTACATTGAATGGCTATCTGACCAAATGATAGATGTTCCGGTTAATCATGTACTGGATTCAGATTATATTGCAGATAAATATGATCCGGCCGCGATTAAACAGCGACTATCAGAATTGACTGCACAAAATGCAAGAATTTGGTTTATTAGCCCTGATGAGCCCAGCAATAAGAAAGCCTATTTTGTTGAGGCACCTTATCAAGTTGATCGAATTACGCAAAAACAGTTTAAAAACTGGAGTCGTTTAGCGTCAAACATGCAGTTTAAATTACCCGCATTAAACCCCTACATTGCGGATAAGCTTCCATTAATTAAAACTGAAAAAACGTATAACCACCCTGAGCTTATTTATCAAAAAGGTAATACGCGTGTGCTGTATATGCCAAGCCAATATTTTGCAGATGAGCCCAAAGCAAGTATTACGTTGTCATTACGTACTAAACAAGGTGATCGAAATGCAAAAGAACAAGTAACCGGTTCATTATTGCAATATATTTCCTCATTAAAAATGGATGAGCTGCAATATCAGGCATCGGTTGCAGGCATGTCTGTTTCTGTTTCACAGGGGGTTGGATTACAGTTTAACGCGAGTGGTTATACTCAGCACTTATCTGAACTCTTTTTATCAATGACTAAGCTGTATTTAAACTTTGAGCCAACAGAACAAGAGTTAGCTCAGGCCAAGTCTTGGTATAAAGAACAAATAGCGGTTGCGAATAATGCAAAAGCTTATGAATTGGCAATGCAACCTCTTCAGCGCATTAATAGTGTTCCTTACTTTGAACAAGAGCAGCGACTTGCTGAGCTGGATAAAATATCACTTGATGATCTTATTAACTATCGGCAGCTATTGGTGAAAAGTGCAGCATTACAGGCACTCGTTTTTGGTAACATTAGCGAATCACAAGGTATCAAAACGATCCAAGAGGCTCAAAAGTTATTGAATAGCGAAGGGACCGAATGGTGGCGTGGTGATGTTGTTGTTATCGATAAAAACTACTTAGCAGACTTCCAGAAGCAGGCTAATAGTACGGATAACGCACTAGCTGAAATCTTTGTTCCAGATGGCTATAGCCGTATAGATAGTGCAGTGTTGTCAGGTATTTTAGCGAAGGTGATCCAACCTTGGTTTTATGACCAATTAAGGACTAACGAGCAGCTAGGTTATGCTGTATTTGTCTTTAAATCAGGGTTAGGTGATCAATGGGGGATGGGTTTTTTATTACAAAGCAATGCAAAAACACCAGATTACCTGAATACACGTTATCAAGCATTTTATACTCAAGCTTTAGATAAACTCAAAAAACTGCCAGTTGAGGAATTTAATCAGTATAAACAGTCAATTATTACAGAAATGAATCAGCCCCCACAAACATTCTTTGACGAACTTGGGCGCTATTCATCTGACTTCTCACGCAATATTTTTAGCTTTGATACGCGTGATAAAGTGTTGAAGGCATTAGGTGCAGCAACGAAAGAACAAGTCATTGAATATTATGAAAATGCAGTGATTAAACGTAAAGGTCTAGCATTAACATCACAGGTAATTGGTCAAGATGTTGACGCGAAGTCCGGTTTTGCTCAACTGAAAGGTTGGACGTTCTATCCAACAGCAATAGAGTTACAACAGATTTTGCCAATAAAGGAAGATGCTGAGTGA